A window of the Sandaracinaceae bacterium genome harbors these coding sequences:
- a CDS encoding NUDIX domain-containing protein — protein sequence MRDAHCMRCGTKLETRDIDDEGTPRARQVCADCGWIFYDNPTPVVAAIVEHRSDVILVRQPGWPAKFFGLVTGFLEKDEDPSEAVVREVKEELGLDAVVQSFVGHYPFSMRNELLIAYHVRAEGEIALGAELEAFKRILPEKLRPWPMGTGHAVRDWLASRAASIQG from the coding sequence ATGCGAGACGCCCACTGCATGCGCTGCGGCACGAAGCTCGAGACGCGCGACATCGACGACGAAGGCACCCCGCGCGCGCGACAGGTCTGCGCCGACTGCGGCTGGATCTTCTACGACAACCCGACGCCGGTCGTCGCCGCCATCGTCGAGCACCGCAGCGACGTCATCCTCGTCCGCCAGCCCGGCTGGCCGGCGAAGTTCTTCGGGCTCGTCACGGGCTTCCTCGAGAAGGACGAGGATCCGTCCGAGGCCGTCGTGCGCGAGGTGAAGGAGGAGCTCGGGCTCGACGCCGTCGTGCAGTCGTTCGTCGGGCACTACCCGTTCTCCATGCGGAACGAGTTGCTCATCGCGTACCACGTGCGCGCCGAGGGAGAGATCGCGCTCGGCGCGGAGCTCGAGGCCTTCAAGCGCATCCTGCCCGAGAAGCTGCGCCCCTGGCCGATGGGCACCGGGCACGCGGTGCGCGACTGGCTCGCCTCGCGCGCGGCTTCGATTCAGGGCTGA